The Drosophila virilis strain 15010-1051.87 unplaced genomic scaffold, Dvir_AGI_RSII-ME tig00001170, whole genome shotgun sequence genome includes a window with the following:
- the LOC26531841 gene encoding uncharacterized protein: MLVVMSHWSYIALLLLCVAATLQSIESSKYASKPFSRHDKWTQTFNGEYIPIQFYNAMRSAEASKQSLQNQLRNFLEQLQKNLTTSTLLSLIDNTQQNTEHQLTKLYELSVFFYTAADVARFFARDSEIFFEIAKNSSYTLLLQLRQIPATQPTAIKLLLTNYFAEMEFFHVMFSEVIDEALEYTQNILFATQKTFTYYADVQRFILQNWKFKCDIGCCKEYMEFSQLYSSQIFKCAAGHGLDVAFDVFAMTELTSKYVMRQLEFRIQRLFNCFYFGNYEIRCKFLQNAERDFELLFSKIEELEIFFDIKIKNGRVSALRVRRQAQIEEGVLTGVKSYDACIPQDFPHSQMHQSLKRCFYNINEY; encoded by the exons ATGT TGGTAGTGATGAGCCATTGGAGTTATATTGCTTTATTGCTGTTGTGTGTAGCAGCAACATTACAATCCATTGAATCCAGTAAATATGCAAGCAAGCCTTTTTCTCGACACGATAAATGGACGCAAACTTTTAATGGAGAGTATATCCCGATCCAATTTTATAATGCTATGAGATCAGCGGAGGCCTCTAAGCAATCATTACAAAACCAACTAAGAAATTTTTTGGagcaattacaaaaaaatcTAACGACGTCTACTTTGCTATCTCTCATAGACAatacccaacaaaatacaGAGCAtcaattaacaaaattatatgaattATCGGTGTTTTTTTATACAGCGGCCGACGTGGCTAGATTTTTTGCCCGAGATTCTGAGATTTTCTTCGAAATTGCCAAGAACTCAAGTTATACCCTGTTGCTACAGCTTCGCCAAATTCCAGCAACTCAACCTACTGCTATTAAATTACTACTAACCAATTATTTTGCGGAAATGGAATTTTTTCATGTAATGTTTTCCGAGGTTATTGACGAAGCACTGGAATACACACAGAACATATTATTCGCGACTCAAAAGACCTTTACATACTACGCAGATGTTCAACGATTTATTTTGCAAAACTGGAAATTTAAGTGTGATATAGGCTGCTGTAAAGAATACATGGAATTTTCCCAACTTTATTCGTCCCAAATCTTTAAATGTGCCGCCGGACACGGTCTTGACGTTGCATTTGACGTGTTCGCCATGACTGAGCTTACTAGCAAATATGTTATGCGGCAGCTTGAGTTTCGGATTCAACGACTCTTcaactgtttttattttggaaaTTATGAAATTCGATGTAAATTTCTTCAAAATGCTGAACGTGACtttgaattattatttagTAAAATTGAGGAGttggaaatattttttgacattaaaataaaaaatggtcGCGTTTCAGCACTTAGAGTGCGACGTCAAGCTCAAATTGAAGAAGGTGTGTTGACTGGAGTAAAATCTTATGATGCTTGCATACCTCAAGACTTTCCACATAGTCAAATGCATCAGAGCTTAAAGCgatgtttttataatataaacgaatattaa
- the LOC6635274 gene encoding calcium/calmodulin-dependent protein kinase kinase 1 isoform X1 codes for MQICAYSDIMSDLNINNAGTTNVLDPGKVLETAEKLLRKRHEHSFDGESAVSYSWDHDDNDVITGCEHENSETTNKRLTLSLDNQLEKMHIDTSDLTCTFSTRITEIPESSGVTQLNMQDFEAQRCQKINADKTDGNSVDCDTSKNYVLHESVASQLVTIQHGKPLFPPNSVSPTSGNELSHILPSGTQSTIASPSKSNETCCSKQNLPFLLKSQSLDLYNEGCAIFNIDEHHNHHLPNITEHRSIESQFQLIAPNTDSLKHCQGEIIDKYAGELRQRPAQRPNIASTLFQSAESRPIYPNVPYSPYGSPYGSPRSVRRRPPLRESRRISIEKSGSFLQLNQYKLMDQIGQGSYGLVKLAYSEEDSTHYAMKILSKKRLLRQAAFMRRNPKQTTSPLDRVYREIAVLKKLDHPNVVKLVEVLDDPMEDSLYMVFELVKKGEVLSIPTEKPLSEKRAWSVFRDCLLGLEYLHYQKIIHADLKPGNLLLTECGHVKIADLGVCNEFLGEDSIMSNGSTGGTPAFRAPETLALGKNVYCGRAADIWALGATLYSLIFGNVPFIANSIPMLYEKIRNEDVVFPGTPEISSDLRNCILLMLKKDPAKRITLPQLKISSWVTSNGLYCLPTEEENCCLVQVDDEDINSVVRSIPKLDTLILIKTMLKNHSFVNPFMRGISGRAPQPGGSRFEKFIQAGRSNSAPGSYFVALDRDPSMDSVLPALTEHCPIQKNDEF; via the exons atgcaaatatgcgCATATAGTGACATTATGTCggatttgaatataaataatgcaGGCACTACCAACGTCTTAGATCCTGGAAAAGTTTTGGAAACTGCTGAGAAATTATTACGAAAGAGGCATGAACATTCATTCGATGGGGAAAGTGCCGTCAGTTATTCATGGGATCATGACGACAACGATGTTATTACAGGCTGTGAGCACGAAAACTCTGAAACCACCAATAAAAGATTAACTTTATCGTTGGACAATCAATTAGAAAAAATGCACATTGACACTTCAGATTTAACTTGCACTTTTTCCACAAGGATTACCGAAATTCCTGAAAGTTCTGGAGTTACGCAGCTAAATATGCAGGATTTTGAAGCTCAGCGCTGTCAAAAAATTAACGCCGATAAAACTGATGGTAACAGTGTTGATTGTGATACTtctaaaaattatgttttgcatGAAAGTGTTGCTTCTCAGTTAGTAACAATTCAACACGGAAAGCCTTTATTTCCCCCCAATTCGGTTAGTCCAACTTCCGGAAATGAGTTGTCACATATACTTCCTAGTGGGACACAAAGCACGATTGCTAGTCCGTCTAAATCAAATGAAACGTGCTGCTCGAAACAAAATCTTCCATTCCTTTTGAAATCGCAATCACTTGACTTATACAATGAGGGCTGtgcaatatttaatattgatGAACACCATAACCATCATCTTCCTAATATCACAGAGCATCGGTCTATCGAGAGCCAGTTTCAACTGATAGCGCCAAACACCGACTCATTGAAACATTGTCAAGGTGAGATCATTGACAAGTATGCTGGAGAATTACGTCAACGTCCAGCACAGCGACCAAATATTGCATCAACATTATTTCAATCTGCAGAATCCCGACCAATTTATCCAAACGTTCCATACAGTCCATATGGCAGTCCGTACGGTAGTCCTCGGTCAGTTCGACGCAGGCCTCCTTTACGTGAATCACGTAGAATATCCATTGAGAAATCAGGAAGTTTTCTTCAGCTTAATCAATATAAACTTATGGATCAAATAGGCCag GGTTCATATGGACTTGTAAAGTTGGCTTATTCTGAAGAAGATTCGACACATTATGCTATGAAGATTCTCTCTAAAAAGCGCCTACTACGACAGGCTGCTTTCATGCGTCGTAACCCAAAACAGACAACATCTCCGCTGGATCGGGTTTATAGAGAAATAGCAGTTTTAAAAAAACTGGACCACCCTAACGTTGTAAAATTAGTGGAAGTTCTAGACGATCCAATGGAAGATTCCTTATATATGGTTTTTGAGTTAGTTAAAAAAGGAGAAGTCCTTTCAATACCTACTGAAAAGCCATTATCAGAGAAGCGGGCGTGGAGTGTGTTTCGAGACTGTTTACTAGGATTAGAATATT TGCATTATCAAAAAATTATTCATGCGGACCTAAAACCCGGAAATTTACTACTGACAGAATGTGGGCATGTCAAAATTGCAGATTTAGGAGTATGTAATGAGTTTCTTGGAGAGGATTCTATAATGAGTAATGGCTCAACAGGCGGTACACCAGCTTTTCGTGCACCCGAAACTCTCGCTTTGGGCAAG AATGTGTACTGTGGTCGTGCAGCGGATATTTGGGCTTTGGGAGCAACGTTATATTCTTTGATTTTTGGAAATGTTCCATTTATAGCAAACTCCATACCcatgttatatgaaaaaataagaaacgaGGATGTTGTTTTTCCAGGAACACCAGAAATAAGCAGTGATTTGAGAAACTGCATTCTTCTAATGCTTAAAAAAGATCCAGCAAAAAGAATAACTCTGCCTCAGCTGAAG ATAAGCTCATGGGTCACCAGTAATGGGTTGTATTGCTTACCAACTGAAGAAGAGAACTGTTGTTTGGTACAAGTAGACGACGAAGATATAAATTCTGTTGTTCGCAGTATTCCAAAGCTGGATACTCTTATATTAATCAAAACAATGCTTAAAAATCATTCCTTTGTAAATCCCTTCATGAGGGGTATTTCCGGTAGAGCTCCTCAACCGGGCGGTTCCAGATTCGAAAAATTTATTCAAGCTGGTAGATCAAACTCAGCACCGGGCTCATATTTTGTGGCATTGGACag AGACCCATCAATGGACAGTGTACTTCCGGCGTTAACTGAACATTGTCCTATCCAAAAAAATGATGAATTTTAA
- the LOC6635274 gene encoding calcium/calmodulin-dependent protein kinase kinase 1 isoform X2, which produces MQICAYSDIMSDLNINNAGTTNVLDPGKVLETAEKLLRKRHEHSFDGESAVSYSWDHDDNDVITGCEHENSETTNKRLTLSLDNQLEKMHIDTSDLTCTFSTRITEIPESSGVTQLNMQDFEAQRCQKINADKTDGNSVDCDTSKNYVLHESVASQLVTIQHGKPLFPPNSVSPTSGNELSHILPSGTQSTIASPSKSNETCCSKQNLPFLLKSQSLDLYNEGCAIFNIDEHHNHHLPNITEHRSIESQFQLIAPNTDSLKHCQESRPIYPNVPYSPYGSPYGSPRSVRRRPPLRESRRISIEKSGSFLQLNQYKLMDQIGQGSYGLVKLAYSEEDSTHYAMKILSKKRLLRQAAFMRRNPKQTTSPLDRVYREIAVLKKLDHPNVVKLVEVLDDPMEDSLYMVFELVKKGEVLSIPTEKPLSEKRAWSVFRDCLLGLEYLHYQKIIHADLKPGNLLLTECGHVKIADLGVCNEFLGEDSIMSNGSTGGTPAFRAPETLALGKNVYCGRAADIWALGATLYSLIFGNVPFIANSIPMLYEKIRNEDVVFPGTPEISSDLRNCILLMLKKDPAKRITLPQLKISSWVTSNGLYCLPTEEENCCLVQVDDEDINSVVRSIPKLDTLILIKTMLKNHSFVNPFMRGISGRAPQPGGSRFEKFIQAGRSNSAPGSYFVALDRDPSMDSVLPALTEHCPIQKNDEF; this is translated from the exons atgcaaatatgcgCATATAGTGACATTATGTCggatttgaatataaataatgcaGGCACTACCAACGTCTTAGATCCTGGAAAAGTTTTGGAAACTGCTGAGAAATTATTACGAAAGAGGCATGAACATTCATTCGATGGGGAAAGTGCCGTCAGTTATTCATGGGATCATGACGACAACGATGTTATTACAGGCTGTGAGCACGAAAACTCTGAAACCACCAATAAAAGATTAACTTTATCGTTGGACAATCAATTAGAAAAAATGCACATTGACACTTCAGATTTAACTTGCACTTTTTCCACAAGGATTACCGAAATTCCTGAAAGTTCTGGAGTTACGCAGCTAAATATGCAGGATTTTGAAGCTCAGCGCTGTCAAAAAATTAACGCCGATAAAACTGATGGTAACAGTGTTGATTGTGATACTtctaaaaattatgttttgcatGAAAGTGTTGCTTCTCAGTTAGTAACAATTCAACACGGAAAGCCTTTATTTCCCCCCAATTCGGTTAGTCCAACTTCCGGAAATGAGTTGTCACATATACTTCCTAGTGGGACACAAAGCACGATTGCTAGTCCGTCTAAATCAAATGAAACGTGCTGCTCGAAACAAAATCTTCCATTCCTTTTGAAATCGCAATCACTTGACTTATACAATGAGGGCTGtgcaatatttaatattgatGAACACCATAACCATCATCTTCCTAATATCACAGAGCATCGGTCTATCGAGAGCCAGTTTCAACTGATAGCGCCAAACACCGACTCATTGAAACATTGTCAAG AATCCCGACCAATTTATCCAAACGTTCCATACAGTCCATATGGCAGTCCGTACGGTAGTCCTCGGTCAGTTCGACGCAGGCCTCCTTTACGTGAATCACGTAGAATATCCATTGAGAAATCAGGAAGTTTTCTTCAGCTTAATCAATATAAACTTATGGATCAAATAGGCCag GGTTCATATGGACTTGTAAAGTTGGCTTATTCTGAAGAAGATTCGACACATTATGCTATGAAGATTCTCTCTAAAAAGCGCCTACTACGACAGGCTGCTTTCATGCGTCGTAACCCAAAACAGACAACATCTCCGCTGGATCGGGTTTATAGAGAAATAGCAGTTTTAAAAAAACTGGACCACCCTAACGTTGTAAAATTAGTGGAAGTTCTAGACGATCCAATGGAAGATTCCTTATATATGGTTTTTGAGTTAGTTAAAAAAGGAGAAGTCCTTTCAATACCTACTGAAAAGCCATTATCAGAGAAGCGGGCGTGGAGTGTGTTTCGAGACTGTTTACTAGGATTAGAATATT TGCATTATCAAAAAATTATTCATGCGGACCTAAAACCCGGAAATTTACTACTGACAGAATGTGGGCATGTCAAAATTGCAGATTTAGGAGTATGTAATGAGTTTCTTGGAGAGGATTCTATAATGAGTAATGGCTCAACAGGCGGTACACCAGCTTTTCGTGCACCCGAAACTCTCGCTTTGGGCAAG AATGTGTACTGTGGTCGTGCAGCGGATATTTGGGCTTTGGGAGCAACGTTATATTCTTTGATTTTTGGAAATGTTCCATTTATAGCAAACTCCATACCcatgttatatgaaaaaataagaaacgaGGATGTTGTTTTTCCAGGAACACCAGAAATAAGCAGTGATTTGAGAAACTGCATTCTTCTAATGCTTAAAAAAGATCCAGCAAAAAGAATAACTCTGCCTCAGCTGAAG ATAAGCTCATGGGTCACCAGTAATGGGTTGTATTGCTTACCAACTGAAGAAGAGAACTGTTGTTTGGTACAAGTAGACGACGAAGATATAAATTCTGTTGTTCGCAGTATTCCAAAGCTGGATACTCTTATATTAATCAAAACAATGCTTAAAAATCATTCCTTTGTAAATCCCTTCATGAGGGGTATTTCCGGTAGAGCTCCTCAACCGGGCGGTTCCAGATTCGAAAAATTTATTCAAGCTGGTAGATCAAACTCAGCACCGGGCTCATATTTTGTGGCATTGGACag AGACCCATCAATGGACAGTGTACTTCCGGCGTTAACTGAACATTGTCCTATCCAAAAAAATGATGAATTTTAA